The Pelodiscus sinensis isolate JC-2024 chromosome 30, ASM4963464v1, whole genome shotgun sequence genome has a window encoding:
- the LOC102448530 gene encoding olfactory receptor 5BS1-like, whose product MEHQNNVTEFILLGLSNDPQLKIFLFLLFLVIYLFTLVGNMMIMVAIRTNSQLNTPMYFFLFYLSFLDVFYSSVILPKMLENFLSRRQTISFHGCFAQIFLIILSGCTEGFMLSAMAYDRLAAICDPLHYMNIMNRRVCSQLVASAWTMSFLLGLVNTLFLLNVHFCGPNEVNHFSCELPSLLALSCTETVTNELVLLTSVVIFALSSFVPILVSYICIISTILRIRSAEGRQKAFSTCSSHLTVVGLLYLTALGQYMKPSAASSVVLNKLFSVQYSILTPFLNPIIYSLKNKDMKMALRKIYSSHSINVH is encoded by the coding sequence ATGGAACATCAAAACAACGTGACCGAGTTTATTCTCTTGGGACTATCCAATGACCCACAGCTCAAGATTTTCCTCTTCCTGTTATTTTTGGTAATTTACTTATTTACTCTAGTGGGGAATATGATGATCATGGTGGCCATAAGGACCAATTCTCAACTTAACAcacccatgtatttcttcctctTCTATCTATCCTTCCTGGATGTCTTCTATTCTTCTGTCATCCTGCCCAAGATGCTGGAGAACTTCCTATCAAGGCGGCAAACAATTTCTTTCCACGGCTGCTTTGCACAGATTTTTCTTATTATCCTGTCGGGGTGTACTGAAGGATTCATGCTTTCAGCGATGGCCTATGACCGGCTCGCTGCCATATGTGACCCACTGCACTACATGAACATTATGAACCGGCGGGTCTGCAGTCAATTGGTGGCCAGTGCATGGACAATGAGTTTTTTGTTGGGACTCGTCAACACTCTTTTTCTATTAAATGTACATTTTTGTGGCCCGAATGAAGTCAATCATTTCAGCTGCGAGCTCCCTTCACTGCTAGCGCTCTCCTGCACCGAGACCGTCACCAACGAGCTGGTTCTTCTCACGTCCGTGGTGATATTTGCCTTGAGCTCCTTTGTCCCCATTTTGGTCTCCTACATTTGTATTATCTCCACCATCCTGAGGATACGCTCCGCAGAAGGCAGGcagaaagccttctccacctgcagctcccacctcacCGTGGTGGGTTTGTTGTACCTGACGGCTCTCGGCCAGTATATGAAACCCAGCGCGGCATCCTCTGTGGTTCTAAATAAACTCTTCTCCGTCCAGTACAGCATCTTAACTCCCTttttaaaccccatcatctacagcCTGAAAAATAAAGACATGAAAATGGCTTTACGGAAAATATACTCAAGTCATAGTATTAATGTTCACTAG
- the LOC102447794 gene encoding olfactory receptor 11A1-like yields MMMANMEWRNQTPVSEFILLGFGELPVLQVVLFLVFLVIYMVTVAGNLLIVVLVVADQHLHTPMYYFLGHLSCLETCYSFTILPRVLAGLLTGDRTISVVGCLVQLYFFGSLVGTECYLLAVMSYDRYLAICKPLHYSTYMSDRFCLQLTVGSWLSAFVVVTIIILLMSQLTFCSPNELDHFFCDVAPVIKLACSITHEMELMTFWGSFLFTLPPFLLTLTSYAFIIAVILRIPSPTGRHKAFSTCSSHLIVVTTFYGTLVVVYILPKTKMLQELNKVFSIFYTVLTPLANPLVYSLRNKEVMEALEKTLRNFLTFTNSFCRVK; encoded by the coding sequence ATGATGATGGCCAACATGGAGTGGAGAAATCAAACGCCCGTCTCCGAATTCATCCTCCTGGGATTTGGGGAGCTCCCGGTGCTGCAAGTTGTTCTCTTCCTCGTGTTTCTAGTGATCTACATGGTGACAGTCGCTGGAAACCTCCTCATCGTGGTGCTGGTGGTGGCCGATcagcaccttcacacccccatgtactacttcCTGGGGCACTTGTCCTGTTTGGAGACCTGCTACAGCTTCACCATCTTGCCGAGGGTGCTGGCCGGTCTCCTGACTGGAGATAGAACCATCTCTGTTGTTGGCTGTCTGGTGCAATTATATTTCTTTGGTTCTCTAGTAGGTACAGAATGTTACCTGCTAGCTGTGATGTCTTACGACCGGTATTTAGCCATATGTAAACCCCTGCATTATTCAACCTATATGAGTGACAGGTTCTGCCTTCAGCTCACAGTGGGGTCTTGGCTAAGTGCCTTTGTGGTTGTTACCATTATCATACTTTTAATGTCACAATTAACTTTCTGCAGCCCCAATGAACtggaccatttcttttgtgatgtCGCCCCCGTGATAAAACTCGCCTGCAGCATCACCCACGAGATGGAACTTATGACCTTTTGGGGTTCCTTTCTATTCACATTGCCACCATTTCTATTAACCCTGACCTCCTACGCTTTCATCATAGCGGTcatcctgagaatcccttccCCAACTGGACGGCACAAGGcgttttccacctgctcctcccacctcattgtggtgacCACTTTCTATGGGACGCTCGTCGTTGTCTATATTTTACCAAAAACCAAGATGCTGCAAGAGCTGAACAAAGTCTTCTCCATCTTCTACACGGTCCTGACTCCTCTGGCCAACCCGCTTGTCTACAGCCTGAGAAACAAAGAGGTCATGGAGGCTCTGGAGAAAACTCTTAGGAACTTTTTGACTTTCACCAATTCTTTTTGTAGGGTGAAATGA
- the LOC102448046 gene encoding LOW QUALITY PROTEIN: olfactory receptor 5BS1-like (The sequence of the model RefSeq protein was modified relative to this genomic sequence to represent the inferred CDS: substituted 1 base at 1 genomic stop codon): MXMENQTNVHEFILMGLSYYPGLQFFLFLVFLVIYLVTLVGNMLIMLVIRADGHLHTPMYFFLSHLAFVDICYSSAIVPKMLENFLAKHKTISVRGCLAQMFFILLSAGTEVFLLSAMAYDRYAAICHPLHYAGTMNKRVRRQLLGASWTMGLLYSLINTLPVLTLHFCGPNEIRHFSCEVPPLLQLSCTAAFANKIALLSSAVIFGFSSFLLTLVSYIHIISTILRIRSTEGRWKTFSTCSSHLTVVVLLFATALSQYMKPSSVVSPVLDEFFSIQYSILTPMLNPIIYSLKNKDVKTALARIRGKIQGSRAM, from the coding sequence ATGTGAATGGAAAACCAAACCAATGTGCATGAGTTTATACTGATGGGACTTTCTTATTACCCGGGCCTTCAATTTTTCCTCTTCCTGGTGTTTTTAGTTATTTACCTAGTCACCCTGGTGGGGAACATGCTGATCATGCTGGTGATAAGGGCTGATGGTCACCTTCAtacccccatgtatttcttcctgtcCCATTTGGCCTTTGTCGACATCTGCTATTCCTCGGCCATCGTCCCTAAGATGCTGGAGAATTTCCTAGCAAAGCACAAAACCATTTCTGTGCGTGGCTGCCTGGCCCAGATGTTCTTCATCCTCCTCTCAGCTGGTACCGAAGTTTTCCTCCTCTCCGCAATGGCATACGACCGATACGCTGCCATCTGTCACCCCTTGCATTATGCGGGGACCATGAACAAACGAGTGAGACGACAGCTGTTGGGTGCTTCTTGGACAATGGGGCTCTTGTATTCACTGATCAACACGCTCCCTGTGTTAACATTGCACTTCTGTGGGCCCAATGAAATCAGGCATTTCAGCTGTGAGGTCCCGCCATTGCTGCAACTGTCTTGCACGGCAGCCTTTGCCAATAAAATAGCTCTTCTTTCTTCCGCTGTGATATTTGGTTTCAGCTCCTTCCTCCTCACCCTGGTCTCCTACATTCacatcatctccaccatcctcCGCATACGCTCCACAGAGGGAAGATGGAAGACCTTctccacttgcagctcccacctCACGGTGGTGGTGTTATTGTTCGCGACGGCCCTTTCCCAGTACATGAAGCCCAGCTCGGTCGTTTCCCCGGTTCTAGATGAATTCTTCTCCATCCAGTACAGCATCTTGACCCCCAtgttgaaccccatcatctacagcCTGAAAAACAAAGACGTGAAAACAGCTTTGGCAAGAATACGAGGGAAAATCCAAGGTTCTCGTGCAATGTAA
- the LOC102448297 gene encoding olfactory receptor 10C1-like: MTYSVSDPGENQTIADGFILVGFSYLNELQIVLFLMLLVTYPVALVGNMLIILLIKLNSSLHTPMYFFLVNLSLLEICYTTNVVPQLLVHLLVEQKTISTAGCMVQMFVFTTLALTECCLLAAMAYDRYVAICHPLHYTTIMSGRVCVQLTGASWTIGLLAEGAETLWLFSLPFCGSHRIHHFFCDIRPVEMMVCVDISKNELMGLTVAALFIMGPFILILLSYILIISTIVKLPSAEGRRKAFSTCSSHLTVVTLFYGTGLSTYLKPISSYTPESDHWISLMYTVVTPILNPIIYTLRNKEVKGAFRKTLEKSICSHS; the protein is encoded by the coding sequence ATGACCTATTCTGTGAGTGATCCTGGCGAGAACCAGACCATCGCCGATGGGTTCATCCTGGTGGGCTTTTCCTATCTTAACGAGCTGCAGATTGTTCTATTTCTGATGCTTCTGGTCACCTATCCAGTTGCCCTGGTGGGGAACATGCTTATTATCCTCCTGATAAAGCTGAACTCCtctctccacacccccatgtatttcttcctggtcAACCTGTCTCTCTTGGAAATCTGCTACACCACCAATGTGGTTCCTCAGCTGCTGGTTCACCTCCTGGTGGAGCAAAAGACCATCTCCACTGCGGGCTGTATGGTCCAGATGTTTGTCTTCACCACCCTGGCTCTCACAGAATGTTGCCTCCTCGcagccatggcctacgaccgctacgtggccatctgccaccccttgCACTACACCACCATCATGAGCGGCCGGGTGTGTGTACAGCTCACGGGGGCGTCATGGACCATCGGTCTCTTGGCAGAAGGAGCTGAGACACtgtggctcttcagcctgccctTCTGCGGATCCCACCGCATCCACCACTTCTTCTGCGACATCCGGCCAGTAGAGATGATGGTGTGCGTTGACATATCGAAAAATGAACTCATGGGCTTGACTGTGGCAGCGCTGTTCATCATGGGCCCTTTCATACTGATACTCCTGTCCTACATCCTCATCATTTCCACCATCGTCAAGCTGCCGTCAGCAGAGGGGAGgcgtaaagccttctccacctgttCTTCCCACCTCACAGTGGTGACTTTGTTCTACGGAACAGGCCTTTCAACTTACCTAAAACCCATATCCAGCTACACGCCAGAGAGTGATCACTGGATTTCCCTCATGTACACTGTTGTGACACCCATTTTGAACCCCATAATATACACACTGAGGAACAAAGAGGTGAAAGGAGCCTTCAGAAAAACTCTGGAGAAGAGCATCTGTTCCCACAGCTAG